The Streptomyces sp. NBC_00459 DNA segment ATTTGGCCGCAATGGGGGACCGCCATGGATCTCGCTGAGATCTTCCGTGTCACGCGCAGGCGTTGGTACGTCCTGTTGCCCGGACTGCTGCTGACCGCCGGGATGGTGGCCGCCGTGGTACTGCTCGTTCCGGTCACCTACCAGTCGCAGAGCACGGTGCAGCTGCTGAACTCCCCGAAGGCCACCGTCGCCTACGGCGGCAATCCCTTCCTCAGCACGCAGACCTCGCTCACCGGCATGGCCGACAGCCTGGCCCGCAACCTCAACTCCGACGGCTCCGTCCGGGAACTCAAGTCCCGTGGCGCCACCGGTACGTTCGAGGCCAAGATCGCCGACAACGCCCAGGGGCCGCTGATGTGGCTCACGGTCACCGGCACCGACAAGGCAGCGGTCCTGGCCTCGGACCGCATCCTGACCGCGTATGCCACGGACCGGCTGAAGCAGTTCCAGGAACAGCAGTCGGTCGAGCCGAAGGCCATGATCCAGATGATGACGATCGTGGTCCCTCAGCCGCCGGTGGCGCAGACCAAGACCCGGCTCGAGTACATGATCATGGCCGGCGGCATGGGCCTGGTGCTGAGCCTGGTCGCCGTCTTCTACGTGGAGGCTCGCCGCCGAACGCGCCCGGCGGCGAACTCCGAGGAACCCGAACCGTCGGTCGACGCGCCCGAGCCGGAGCCGGCGGCCGAGTCCCGTGCCACCGCCCCCCGGCCGGCGGCCGAGGAGTCGGTCGCGGAACAGACGATCGCTCTGCGCACCCCGCCCGCCTGGGCGCGGTCCGCCAACAGGCCCGCCGCGGAGCCGAGAGCGGGACGGGCCGCCACGGTCGTGGCACCCGCCGCCGAGCCGCTCGACGAGGAGTCGACTCATGGACAGCGTTCGCACACCGGACAGCGGGACCGCTGAACCCAGCAGCACGCCCGCTCCGGCCGCTGCCCCCTCCCTGGGCGGGAAGGTCCGTTCGGCTGCCCGCTGGAGCCTGATCAACACCGTCGTCATGCGGCTGGGCAACTTCGCGACCGGCATCCTGCTGGCGCGCTTCGCCCTCGGACCGGCGGAGTGGGGCGTCTACGGCATCGCCCAGACCGTGCTGCTGGTCCTGTTGTCCGCGAACGAACTGGGCGTCGGCCTGGCCATCGTGCGCTGGGAGGGCGACGCACGGCGGTTCGCGCCGACCGTGCTGACCCTCAGCGCCCTCTCCAGCGGCCTGCTGTACGTGGCGCTGTTCGCGGCGGCGCCGACGGTGGCGGGCCTGCTCGGCTCGCCGGACGCGGCGAACGTACTGCGGGTGATGTGCCTGTGCGTGGTGATCGACGGGGTGGCGCAGGTGCCCGCCGGCTTCCTCACCCGGGAGTTCGCCCAGGGCAAGCGGATGATCGTCGACGCGCTCAACTTCGTGGTCAGCACCTCGGTGACGCTGCTGCTGGCCTTCGAGGGCTGGGGCGCGATGAGCTTCGCCTGGGGTGCCGTGGCGGGGAACGTCGTGACGCTGATCGGCTGTGCGCTGGCGGCGCCGGGCACCCTGAAGTTCGGCTGGGACCCCGATCAGGCCCGGGCGCTGCTCAGGTTCGGGCTTCCGCTGGCGGGGGCGAGCATGCTGGCCCTCGCGGTGGTCAACGTCGACACCATGGTGGTGGGCGCGACGCTGGGCAGTGTCTCCCTGGGCTTCTACGTGCTCGCCTTCAACATGTCCGGCTGGCCCGTGCGGATCATCTCGGAGGCCGCCCGCCGGGTCTCCTTCGCCGGCTTCTCCCGCCTGGCCGACTCACCGCAGGCGCTCGCCCAGGGCTTCAGCCGCGCGCTGGGTGTGGTGATCACCGGCACCGTCCCGCTGTGCGTCCTGCTGGCCTGCCTCGCGGAGCCGGCCATCGTGACGATCTACGGAGACCGGTGGGGTCCCGCCGCCGCGGCACTGCCCTGGCTGATGGTCCTCGGCCTGATCCGCATCGGCAGTGAACTCGCCTACGACTGCCTGGTCGCGATCGGACAGCGCCGGTCGCTCTTCTTGGTGCAGGGCCTGTGGCTGGCGGCCCTGGTCCCGGTGCTTCTCGTCGCCGCCCGTCTGAACGGAATCGTCGGGGTCGCGCAGGCCCATGTGCTGGTCGCCGGCGGCCTGGTGGTGCCCGTGTTCCTGGTCGCCCTGCACCGTGGCGGCATCGGTTTCGGCCGGGTCGCCAGGGCCTGCGCGTGGCCCTTCTTCGGCGGGGCCGTGATGGCCGCGATCGTCCTCGGCCTCCAGCGCCTGTTCGGCGACGGCCGGCTCGCGCTTCTCGCCATCAGCACGATCGCCCTGGCCGGCTACACGCTGTGCGTACTGCCCAGCCGCGACTTCCTGCGCGGTGTCGACGGCGGCGACCGGCCCCACCGCGGCCGACACCGGTCCTCCGCACCGGTCCGGCCTCCCCAAGAGGACATGAGGTGAACCTGATGTCACCGCGCATCAGCCGGAACTCGCTCGTGGGACTGCTGCTCGCGGCGTTGCTGGTGGTCCTCGGCGCGGCCTGCTCGGGATCAGGATCGGACGACCGGTCCGCGTCGCAGGACTGCACGGACGACGGGCCGACCTGCCGTACCAGCGGGTCCTCGCCGCCTGCGAGCCCCACTCCGTCGGCCACTGTCGGCGAGGCGACGAGCAGCCCCACCGCCTCGCCGTCCCCGACGAAGAAGCCCACCCCGACCACCAGGCCCACCCCGCCCCGGCAACCGACCGCGACGGCAGGCACCGGCAGCGCGTCCGGCGCCCCGGCGGCCAGGACCGGCTGCGCCTCCCCCGGCGACTGCGGCTTCCCCGACGCCGACACCACCGGCCCGCGGATCGCCCTCAAGCCCCAGAACACCGGGTACTGGGCCATCCGTACCGACGGTCTCGTCATCCGGGGCCGGGACATCACCGGCTCGCTCGACATCTACGCGAACAACGTCACCGTCATCGACACCAGGATCACGTCGGACAACTGGTGGGGCATCAACCTTCGCCCCGGCTTCAGCGGCCTCAAGGTCCTGCACTCCACCATCACGGCCGTGCCCGGCAAGGGTCCGGACAACGGCGGTGTGGACTACGCGGTGTCCAACATGGGGGTCAGCTCCATCGAGGTCGGCTGGTGCGACGTCTCGGTGTTCGGCGACGCCCTGTCCATGGGGCAGGGGAACCTGCACGACAACTACGTGCACGACATCGAGCCGTTCATCAACCTGGGCGGCGAGTGGCAGCACACCAACACGGTGATCAGCGGCGGCGGCAACACCGGCCACCTGATCATCCGCCACAACACCCTGCTGAACCCGACCAGCCTCAAGCAGGGCGCCTCGGGGAGCATCGGCCTGTTCGCGGACACCGGCGTGGTCCGCAACGTCACCGTGGACGACAACTGGATAGCCGGCGGCGCCTACGCCCTGTACGGCGGCAGCACCGGCGCCACCGGGATCAGGGTCACCGACAACATCTTCTCGACGGAGTACCACCCCGCCTCCGGCGGATACGGCGTCGTCGCCCACTGGAACACGGGCGGTGCCGGAAACGTGTGGCGGAACAACCGGATGTCCGACGGCAGGTTGATCCAGCCGGAGCCGTCGTCGTGAGCGGGTTCGTGCGCCGGGTCGCACGGGCGCCCTGGACCCTGCTCAAGGCGCTGTTCGGCTGGCTGGTGCTCTTCGAGGTCAGGAACAAGGTCCTGCTGGCCCCCACCGCGGTGCGGCTGCGCCGGATCGAGGCCGCCGAGACCCGACGGCTCGCCGCCGGCCTGCCGTCGCCGCCCTCGGCGCTGGTCACCACGGTGATCGCGACCCACCGACGTCCCGAGGCGCTGTGTGCCGCGGTGCGCTCGGCTCTGGACCAGACCGTTCGCGACCAGGTCGTGATCGTGGTCGACGACGGCGCCGGGCTGCCCGGCGAACTCCCCGACGACCCGAGGCTGTTCGCCGTTTCACTGAACCACAACACCGGCGTGGCGGGAGTCGTGCGCAACGTGGGCATCCGCCTCGGCCGCTCGCGGTACGTGGCGTTCCTGGACGACGACAACCTGTGGGAACCCGACCATCTGGAACGGGCGTTGGCGGTCCTGGAGTCCCCCGGCGGCCCCGACGGCGTCTACACGGCGCTGCGCCGCGTCCTGCCCGACGGCAGCGAGAAGGACATCCTGTCGGTGCCCTACGACCGGCGCAGGGCCGCCCGCGAGTCCTTCCTGGACACCAACGCCTTCGTCGCCCGCCGCAATCGCTCCCTGCACTTCAGCCGCCTGCGCCGGACACCGGAGGTGATGCCCCGGGAGGACTGGGAGCTGATCCACCGGTACGCCCGCAGGCA contains these protein-coding regions:
- a CDS encoding glycosyltransferase family 2 protein; amino-acid sequence: MSGFVRRVARAPWTLLKALFGWLVLFEVRNKVLLAPTAVRLRRIEAAETRRLAAGLPSPPSALVTTVIATHRRPEALCAAVRSALDQTVRDQVVIVVDDGAGLPGELPDDPRLFAVSLNHNTGVAGVVRNVGIRLGRSRYVAFLDDDNLWEPDHLERALAVLESPGGPDGVYTALRRVLPDGSEKDILSVPYDRRRAARESFLDTNAFVARRNRSLHFSRLRRTPEVMPREDWELIHRYARRHRVLHVPHPTVRYLVNPASFYTEW
- a CDS encoding lipopolysaccharide biosynthesis protein, yielding MDSVRTPDSGTAEPSSTPAPAAAPSLGGKVRSAARWSLINTVVMRLGNFATGILLARFALGPAEWGVYGIAQTVLLVLLSANELGVGLAIVRWEGDARRFAPTVLTLSALSSGLLYVALFAAAPTVAGLLGSPDAANVLRVMCLCVVIDGVAQVPAGFLTREFAQGKRMIVDALNFVVSTSVTLLLAFEGWGAMSFAWGAVAGNVVTLIGCALAAPGTLKFGWDPDQARALLRFGLPLAGASMLALAVVNVDTMVVGATLGSVSLGFYVLAFNMSGWPVRIISEAARRVSFAGFSRLADSPQALAQGFSRALGVVITGTVPLCVLLACLAEPAIVTIYGDRWGPAAAALPWLMVLGLIRIGSELAYDCLVAIGQRRSLFLVQGLWLAALVPVLLVAARLNGIVGVAQAHVLVAGGLVVPVFLVALHRGGIGFGRVARACAWPFFGGAVMAAIVLGLQRLFGDGRLALLAISTIALAGYTLCVLPSRDFLRGVDGGDRPHRGRHRSSAPVRPPQEDMR
- a CDS encoding chain length determinant protein, producing MDLAEIFRVTRRRWYVLLPGLLLTAGMVAAVVLLVPVTYQSQSTVQLLNSPKATVAYGGNPFLSTQTSLTGMADSLARNLNSDGSVRELKSRGATGTFEAKIADNAQGPLMWLTVTGTDKAAVLASDRILTAYATDRLKQFQEQQSVEPKAMIQMMTIVVPQPPVAQTKTRLEYMIMAGGMGLVLSLVAVFYVEARRRTRPAANSEEPEPSVDAPEPEPAAESRATAPRPAAEESVAEQTIALRTPPAWARSANRPAAEPRAGRAATVVAPAAEPLDEESTHGQRSHTGQRDR